A genome region from Etheostoma cragini isolate CJK2018 chromosome 4, CSU_Ecrag_1.0, whole genome shotgun sequence includes the following:
- the srgap3 gene encoding SLIT-ROBO Rho GTPase-activating protein 3 isoform X4, with amino-acid sequence MSSTKYKKDKEIIADYETQVKEIRNQLVEQFKCLEQQSESRIQLLQDLQEFFRRKAEIELEYSRSLEKLAERFSSKIRSSREHQQFKKDQHLLSSVNCWYLVLNQTRRESRDHATLSDLYTNNVIARLAQISEDIIRLFKKSKDIGIQMHEELVKVTNELYTVMKTYHMYHTESISAESKLKDAEKQEEKQFSKSGDLNVNLLRHEDRQPRRSFVRKIEKMKEKRQAKYSENKLKCTKARNDYLLNLAATNAVVAKYYIHDVSDMIDCCDLGYHASLARTLRTYLSAEYNLETSRHEGLDIIENAVDNLDSRSDKHKIMDMHNQVFCPPMRFEYLPHMGDEVCQVSAQQPVQTELLMRYHQLQSRLATLKIENEEVRKTLDATMQTLQDMLTVEDFDVSDAFQHSRSTESIKSVASESYMSKLNVAKRRANQQETEMFYFSKFKEYLNGSNLIIKLQAKHDLLKQTLGEGERAECGTTRPPTLPPKPQKMRKPRPRSVYNHKLFNGNMETFIKVLLVVEYD; translated from the exons ATGTCTTCTACGAAATACAAGAAGGATAAGGAAATCATAGCGGACTATGAGACCCAAGTAAAAG AGATCCGTAACCAGCTGGTGGAGCAGTTCAAATGCTTGGAGCAACAGTCTGAGTCTCGAATCCAGCTGCTGCAAGACCTGCAGGAGTTCTTCCGCCGCAAAGCAGAGATTGAACTGGAATACTCCCGCAGCTTAGAGAAACTGGCTGAGAGGTTCTCCTCCAAGATCCGCAGCTCCAGGGAACACCAACAGTTCAA aAAAGACCAGCACCTGCTATCCTCAGTAAACTGCTGGTACTTGGTGCTGAACCAGACAAGGCGAGAGAGTCGTGACCATGCCACCCTCAGCGACCTATACACCAACAATGTCATCGCCCGCTTGGCCCAGATCAGCGAGGACATCATTCGCCTGTTTAAGAAG AGCAAGGACATTGGGATCCAGATGCACGAGGAGCTGGTGAAGGTGACAAATGAACTGTACACA GTGATGAAAACCTACCACATGTACCACACTGAGAGCATCAGTGCCGAGAGCAAGCTGAAGGACGCTGAGAAGCAGGAGGAGAAGCAGTTCAGCAAGTCCGGAGATCTCAACGTTAACCTGCTGCGCCACGAGGACCGCCAACCAAGACGCAGCTTTGTCAGGAAAATTGAGAagatgaaagagaaa AGGCAAGCCAAATACTCAGAGAATAAGCTGAAATGCACAAAAGCCCGGAATGACTATTTGTTGAACCTGGCAGCAACAAATGCAGTTGTGGCAAAATATTACATCCATGACGTCTCTGATATGATTGAT TGCTGTGACCTAGGCTACCACGCTAGCTTGGCGCGCACCCTAAGGACCTACTTATCTGCCGAGTACAATTTGGAGACATCACGCCACGAGGGACTGGATATCATAGAGAATGCAGTGGACAACCTGGATTCCCGCAGTGACAAGCACAAGATCATGGATATGCATAACCAGGTGTTCTGCCCTCCAATGCGCTTTGAGTACTTGCCACACATGGGAGATGAG GTGTGCCAAGTGAGTGCCCAGCAACCTGTCCAGACTGAACTCCTGATGCGCTACCACCAACTGCAGTCTCGCCTAGCTACGCTTAAGATTGAGAATGAGGAG GTGAGAAAGACCTTGGATGCCACTATGCAAACACTGCAGGACATGCTGACGGTAGAGGACTTTGACGTGTCGGATGCCTTCCAACACAGCCGCTCCACTGAATCCATTAAGTCCGTGGCCTCCGAGTCTTACATGAGCAAGCTGAATGTAGCCAAGAGGAGGGCGAACCAACAAGAGACTGAAATGTTCTACTTTTCG AAATTCAAGGAGTACCTGAATGGCAGCAACCTCATCATTAAGCTGCAGGCCAAGCATGACCTACTGAAACAGACGCTGGGTGAAG